The Frankiales bacterium genome segment CGCGAGGCCGTCGTCGCGGTGCTCGAGGAGGCCACCGGCGGGCGCCTGCACGTCATGGCCGCCCAGGTGGGCGGGCTCAAGCAGGACCTCCCGGCGGGGTGGCTCGACCGGGTGGCCGCTGCCTCGGCGGTGGTGCGCGGCGGGCTCGAGCGGGTTGCCGTGCGGCTCGCCGACGCCGCGGTCCGCGACGCGCACCGCGGCGTCGGGGTGCTGCCACGCGACGTGGCCCTGGCCCACGGAGTCTCCGGTCCCGTGGCCCGGGCGTCCGGCGTCGACCTCGACCTGCGGCGCGACGAGCCCTATCTCGCGTACGCCGAGCTGGCCGACGTCCTGCGGGTGCCGCTGCGCACCGAGGGCGACGTGCTGGCCCGCGTCGAGGTGCTGCACGAGCAGACGCTCGTGGCCCTCGACCTCGTCGAGGCGTGCGTGCGCCGGCTCGCCGACGCCGAGCCGGGACCGATCAACGTGCGGCTGCCCAAGGTGCTGCGCGCGCCCGAGGGGCACACCTACGTCTGGACCGAGAACCCGCTGGGGCTCAACGGCTACCTGCTGGTGTCGCGCGGCGAGAAGACGCCGTGGCGGCTCAAGCTGCGCACCGCGTCGTTCAACAACGTCTCGGTGCTCGGCGCGCTGCTGCCCGGCCAGCGCCTCGGCGACGTCGTCGACGTGCTGGCGTCGCTGTTCTACGTCGTCGGCGACATCGACAAGTGAGCGTGGCGGATCCGCTTGTGCCGGAGGACGGCGTCCGCCACCCTCGACGCGTGGAACGCAGCGGCCTGCCCCGACCCGACCGGACCCAGGTCCGCATCGCGCTCGCGGCGGCCGCCTGCTACGCCGTCGGCTACCCCGTCGCACTGGCGGCCGACCAGCCCTGGGGCTGGATCCTGGTCACGCTCGGCGGGGTGCTGCTCGCCGCGCTCGTCGTGGTGACCGTGCGGCGCATCGAGCGCGGCCGGGACGCCTAGGTGCGCACCCGCGGGGAGCGCTGGCGGCTGCACGGAGCCCTCGTGCTCGGGCTGGCCGTGTGCGCCGTGGGCTTCACCGTCGAGCTCGGCCGCGGCCTCGACGGGCACCTGCCCGCCTGGGTGTACGTCGTGGAGTGGCCGCTGTTCGCGGCCGGCGGCGCGTTCCTGTGGTGGCGCCTGCTGCACGACGACCCGGACGCCGACGACCGCCCCGCCACGGCGCCGGTGCCCGACGACGCCGACCTCGCCGACGACGCGGACCTCGCGGCGTGGCGCGAGTACGTGGGACGCCTCGAGGCAGCCGAAGGGCCCGGAACCGGCAACCGGTCCGGGCCCGACGGGACCTGAGTCCGCCGCCGACGAGGTCAGGCGACGAAGAACGTGGTGAGCGCCCCCAGCACGGCCGTCAGCGCGATCCAGTACCAGTAGTAGCCCACCACCGTGGCGTGGGTGTGGTTCTGGTCGAGCTTGCCCTGCGAGCCCCGGTTCCAGATGCCGATGCCCACCACGAGCAGCATCACCAGGTGCACGAGCAGCACGTAGGACATGACGATGAACACGCTCGCGTAGGCGCCGTCGCTCATGAGGATCGGCCAGGTCGCCGCCTGGTAGACCATCAGCGCGATCGCCGCGATCACGAGGATGACGCCGAGCAGCGCACCGGTCTGGAACCGGCCCCGCTGGCCCGCGGCGATGCCCATCTCGGCGGAGCGGTAGGCCAGCGCGCTGAGCACGACCACCCCGGCGATGAGCCACACCTGCCAGGCTTCGGCGGTCTGCCCGCCGTCGGGGATCCACCCGCCGTTGACGTTGAGCGAGCGCAGGTAGAAGTACGTGAACAGCATGCAGGCGAAGAACACCGCGTCGGCCACGATGAACAGCTGCACCGCGCGCCGCTGCTGGTGCGCGACCTGCGCGGGCGGCAGGTGGTGCGACTCGGCGGCGTGCTCGTGCTCGAGGGTGCTCACGCCGTCACCTCCTCGGGCTCGGCGCCCGCGTGCGCATCGGCGCCGGCGTGCGTGGTGTGGATGGTGTCGGCCTCGCCGTAGCCGTACGGGTCACCGGTGACCACGGGGAGCACCTCGAAGTTCTCCAGCGGGGGCGGCGACGGCACGTACCACTCGAGCGTCTTGGCGCGCCACGGGTTGGGGCCCGAGGGGGCGCCGTGCCGCCACGAGTGGACGATGCAGTAGAGGAACAGCAGCATCCCGATGCCGATGGTGTAGGCGCCCAGGGTCGAGATGCGGTTCGCGACCTCGAACTGGGGCGCGTAGTCGGCGACGCGGCGCGGCATGCCCTGGAGGCCGTTGTAGAACATGGCCATGAAGGTCACGTTGAAGCCGATCATCACGACGTAGAACGACCAGCGGCCCACCCGCTCGTCGAACATGCGGCCGGTCATCTTCGAGAACCAGTAGACGACGGCGCCCATCGCGCCGATCATCGCGCCGCCGAGCAGGGTGTAGTGGAAGTGCGCGGTGACGAACATCGCCCCGTGCAGCTCGTTGTCGGCCGGCACGTCGGACAGGAAGATGCCCGTCACGCCGCCGATCATGAAGTTCCACAGGAACCCGTAGATGAACAGCATGGGGAGCCGGGTCCAGATGTGGCCTCTCCAGATCGTGCCGATGAGGACCAGGAAGATCAGTCCTGTCGGGATCGAGATGAGCTCCGTGGTGAGCATGAACGGACCGGCGAGCGTGGGCGCCCAGCCGCTC includes the following:
- a CDS encoding NADH-quinone oxidoreductase subunit D, with the translated sequence MSPAATREITLAVGSVALAAQAADGTELVPVELGPQHPSAHGLLRLRLTLEGDVVVAAQPLVGAMHRGAEKLFESRDYRQAMVLADRHDWLSAFGNELGIALAVERMLGMDVPSRATWARTLLAELTRVGSHLAFLGSSPVVGAESVYYLHDEREAVVAVLEEATGGRLHVMAAQVGGLKQDLPAGWLDRVAAASAVVRGGLERVAVRLADAAVRDAHRGVGVLPRDVALAHGVSGPVARASGVDLDLRRDEPYLAYAELADVLRVPLRTEGDVLARVEVLHEQTLVALDLVEACVRRLADAEPGPINVRLPKVLRAPEGHTYVWTENPLGLNGYLLVSRGEKTPWRLKLRTASFNNVSVLGALLPGQRLGDVVDVLASLFYVVGDIDK